AGGCATAATCTTTCTAAGCTCCGTACTCTGTTTTGGATAAGTCGCTCCAACAACAGCTCCTATCCTGCTATATCCAAGCTCACCCATTGACTTCTCGCCCCACTGAGCTACGAGCTTTCCTACTCTTTCATATATCTTCTCACCATCAACTACAAGATCCTGTATTTCACCACTATTTGGATTAGATGTCTTAACTAAAACAAACAGTCCTTTATCATATTTATTGCAATTTCCTATATAAGGTTCAATAGAATCATATCCTAGGTATGGATTAAGAGTGATATAATCCTCTCTATACACCTCAAATGACTCTTCCTCAACTTCAACCCTACCAATATGTCCGTTAGAATAAGCCATTGCAGTAGAAGCTATATCACTTCTTTTTATATCTCCTATTACTATAAGCCCTTTTTCCTTAGCATAATTGATTGTATTGATGTAAGCGTTCAAACCATGAACACCAAACTGCTCATACATTGCAACTTGAGGTTTTACCGCTGGTACCAAATCAAATATATTATCTATTATCTCTTTATTGAAGTTATAAAACGCATCTGAAGCACCTTGAAGAGTCTTTCCATACTTATCATATGATTTTTCTTTTATATACTCTGGTACAAAATTAAGTCTTGGATCTAACCCTACAACAGTTGCATTATTCATCTCTTTTATTTTTCTTATTAAACTATCTATCATCTTTCTATTCCTCCTTGATTATTATTCAAATACTACTTTTCCATTAACTATTGTATATTTAACCTTTCCTTTTACATGTCTATTATGGAAAGGACTGTTTTTGCTTTTGGAACTGAATTTGTTTATATCGATTTCATATTCTTGTTTAGGATCAATGATTGTTATATCCGCTACTTTTCCAATCTCTAAATTACCTTTATCAATACCTAACATTTTAGCTGGAGTATAACTCATTTTCTTAATCAGTTCTATAGGTGTTAATATTCCTGTTTCAACTAATTCAGTAATTCCTAGTGGAACAGCTGTTTCTAATCCTACAATTCCATTAGGAGCTTTTTCATATCCTCTATTTTTTTCTTCTGAACTATGTGGAGCATGATCTGTAGCTATTATTTCAATCAATCCATCTTTCAGAGCTTTTTTTATAGCTTCAACATCCTCTTTACTTCTTAATGGCGGATTCATTTTTGTATTAGTATTATCTAATGTAACATCTTCTTCTGTTAATGTATAATGGTGTGGACAAACTTCAGCAGTTACATCTACGCCTCTATCTTTAGCATTTCTTAAGAACTCTATACTTTCTTTTGTACTAATATGACAGATATGAAGTTTAACTCCCGTTTTGGATGCTAATATTATATCTCTTGAAACTATTATATCTTCTGCTTCTGTAGGTATTCCTATAACACCTAACTTATTAGCAACTCCTTCATTCATTATCCCTTCTTTAGCCATATTAGCATCTTCACAATGTGATAATATAGGTATGTTCTTTGTTTTTGCAATCTTCATTGCATCATTTAACATTTTTGCATTCATAACTGATTTACCGTCTTCACTAAAAGCACATGCTCCAGCCTCTACCATAGCTTCAATATCTACCAATTTTTCCCCGTCTTGACCTAAAGTTATTGCTCCGATAGGCAAAACGTTTACAACTGATTCTTTTTTAGCTTTATCCCTAATAAATCTAATTAATTCTGGTGTGTCTATAGCAGGATTCGTATTTGGCATAGCACATATAGTAGTAAATCCTCCTGCTGCTGCACTTCTGCTTCCTGTAGCTATTGTTTCCTTATGTTCGAAACCTGGTTCTCTTAGATGTACATGTACATCTATAAGTCCTGGTGTCACCCATAAACCATCTGCTTCCAATATTTTATCTGCTTCTTGGCAACTAATATTTTGTTCTATTTTATTTATCATCTCATTCTCAATAAGTATATCTAGCTTTTTCATTGAACTATATTTTGGATTAATAACCGTTCCATTTTTAATCAATAACTTCATTTAATAAACCTCCTTCAACTTATAACCTTATTAATAAAGTCTACATACAGAATTGAATATAAATATCTTTTTTTAAAAAAGGGAATACATATGATAATAACTAAGTGTTATCATATATATTCCCTAATATAGCAAAATTTATTTTTTTCAATTACAAATGAGGACAGCATTTCCATAATAATATTATCTGTCTTACCATTATCATTTACAATATTTCTATAATTTTTTATACAATAAAAGAACGCACCGATGTCTCGCATCATTATTTCCTCCCTTGCTGGTCTCTCTGTACCAATTTAAAGGTCGACTTGCGTACTGTCGAATTTGCCTTATACATTTTTATAAATGATAGCATAACCAATTGCAAAAGTCAATAACTTTCTATTTAATTTTAGTGCTTATAAATATATAATATAATAATTTTAATAAGTATTAATTTTATTAAAATTGCTTATATAACCTTTAATAAATTAAGCAATTTCTAAATATTTTTTATTATTTCAATTTATCAAATACATTTTATTAATATTATATTATTTATTAGGTATATTTAGATATATTGGTATATATTTTAATGACTTTTTATGGTTTGTTTTGAAATAATGGCAGTTCTATCCAAATAGAACTGCCTTCGTCAATAAAAACTATAATTAATATAATCAATTAAACATTTATCAATATAACAGAAGCTACTTTAACTAAATCTGTCATAATCATCTTCAGTTATATCATTTAATACTTCCCCAGCCTCGTCTTCATAAGTTCTAGCCTGTGATAAATCCTTTAATGAGATTATTCCTACTACATTTTTGTCTTCCACAACAGGAATTCTTTTGACTTGATTATGAGACATAAGATCTGCAACATCTTTTACATTCATATCTGGTGTAGCAGTAACAACATCTTTTGTCATTATATCTTTACATTTTGCATTTTCAACATTAACATCTTCAGCAATAGTTTTTAATACAATATCTCGATCAGTTACAATTCCTATCAATTGATTATTATCTTCAACAGGAACTGATCCAATATCTTCATCTCTCATCTTCCTAGCAACTTCTTTTATAGAAGTATCCTCACAAACAGAAACTATATCTGATGTCATAATTTCTTTAGCTTTCATAATAGTCACCTCTCCTTTTAATAAATATATACACAAATATTATTAGAAGAAAGATAATTTTATATACATAAAGTTAATGAACTACTAAATATACCCTTATAAAATGTAAGTTGCCAACCATATAAATCAACCTGAATATAATATGGTCAATTATTTAATATATATATCATTTTTATCAATTGCATATATATATATATGATAAAAAAAATCTCCAACCCTTTTTAGCTGGAGATTACTTATAACTATATTCTTATACCATGACTTCTATAAATAGGGACAGTAAACATGATTCCTTTTCCTGTACCACCTTTATCTAATTCTAGTATTTTTTCAATTTCATTCATAGTCTTTAATACAGCTTCCTCTGTTGGAAGTGCAACAAATATTGTTTTATTATATTTTTTATTATCCGCATTGTTCATATAATTAAATGTCTTGTGGGATATTTTTGCATTAAAGCCATCCAATGTTGATAATCCAAATGTATCAACAACTGTATACCGTGATATATTTAATTCTGCTAACTTTTTCTTTATGCTTTTGGACTTTTTAATATCATTTATCACTATAAAAAGAATATATTTACAATTTACCATATATCATCCTCTTTTCTTAAATAGGATTAAATTAATAATATTCACTTTCAAATTCTTTAGCCAAAATCTTCTTATTTTCTCTACTTTCGATGTGACGTTGTAATTCTCCGCCTCTCATATGTGTAACTGGCAATACAAACATAATCCCTTTATTAGGCTTTTTCATATCGCCACCCAATACTTTTTCGATATGATTCATTACCAAGTCAACTTGGTCTTCACGTTCAATAACAGAAAATAATGTTTTGTTATAATGAGTATCACCATCAATAGATTTCATAAAACCGCCAATTACAGGTATGCTATAAATGTCTTTGCTGATAGCAGTAGCACCCATACTATCAATTACAGTTGCCCCTCTTATACCTAATTGTTTCATTTTGAATAAGACTTCTGGTAAATATTCAGGCTCATTCAATACTATAAACAATACAAACACACTATCACTCCTTTATGCTTTATTATTATTAAGTCCAAATTTGGACTATTAATAGTCATTGATTAGAACTTATTAATTATCTCAATAATATGACATTCCCTATTAAAATATCATTATACTATTTGCCGTCTGATACTTCAACAGGTTTTTCTTTTTTAAATAATAATTTTAGAAGCGGAGGTGTCACAATTGTTGATATCACTACTAATAAAACAACACTTGTAAAAGTTTGATTTGTTATTATTCCACTGCTTAGTCCCTGATTAGCAACTATTAATGCTACCTCAGCCCGGGCTATCATACCAACACCTATTTGTAATGAATGCTTTCCATTAAATCCTGATATCCTTGCACTAACACCACAACCAACAATTTTACCTACAACAGCTATTGTTACAATTACTAAAGCATAGCCAATATAATTAACTATATCACTTGTTATTACTGCATTAAGTCCTATACTAACAAAAAATATTGGTGTAAATAACGCATATGCAAATGATTGTATTTTACTAACAACACGGTGTCTGTAAGGAGTTGCAGCAAGAGCTACTCCTGCAAAATATGCACCTGTAATTGCTGCTACACTAAACATTTCAGCCATATAAGCAAATATGAAACATAAAATTATCGCAAATGTTACGATTCTATCTCTCCACACAGAACCTTGCGCAAATTTTGTTATTCCTTTTGAAATAATTATTCCTGCTAAAACAGCTATAATGAAGAATGATACTATTTTTATCATCAATTGTTTTATATCTGTATCTCCTGAAGGATTAACCATACCTGATACTACCGCTAATAGAACGATTCCCAATACATCATCAATTATAGCCGCACCTAATATGGAAATTCCTTGTTTACTACCTAATTGTTTCATATCTCTAAGAACTGAAACAGAAATACTAACAGAAGTTGCTGTTAATATTGTACCTATATATAAAGCAAACATTAATTGATGATGAGCGTCACCATCAGGTAAAAAATTCTTAAAAAACAATAAAGGAACCAAAGTTCCTAATCCTAACGGTAACAGAACACCACCCATTGCTATTATTGAAGCACCTTTTCCAGATGACTTAAGTTCTTTCAAATCAGTTTCCAAACCGGCTAAAAACATTAAAAATATAACACCTATTTGTGATATATCATGTATTAGATCATTTTTGCCATCTACTAAATTAAATACTGTCGGACCAATTATTATTCCCACTAATATTTGTCCAAGAACTGGTGGCATTGATACCTTTGAAGCCAACCATCCACCAATTGCGGCTGCTACTAAAAGTATTGCCAGCTGTAGTAAAAATTCATACCCTTGTGCATGTTGCATCATTGCTGATAAATCCATTTTTTATGCCCCCTAATATAATTTTAAATTAGCACAAATTAGATTCTACTACTATTATGTGCAATATGCAATGGTAATAATGTCAAATATAAAAGTATATTAGTTATTTTTTTCGTAATATATATAGAATTTTTGTCGAAAAACGCTATTATTTTAGTTTAATATGACAAAAGTGCACAATAAAATATGAGTTTACTCATACCCAAAGATACTTATTTGAATTATGTAACTTCAAAATAGTCAAAGTTAATATATTAACTTTGACTATTTTTATTATACATTTGCAATGTTTTTTAATTTTTGAGTTTGATCAGCTGTTATTAAACTATCAACGATTTCTTCTATATCTCCATCCAAAATACTATCTAGCCTGTGTAGAGTAAGTTTTATTCTGTGATCCGTAACTCTTCCTTGAGGGAAATTATAGGTACGTATTTTTTCACTTCTATCACCTGTACCTACCTGGCTTTTTCTATTCTCAGCTAATTCTTTTTGTTGTTTCGCTTGTTCCATGTCAAACAATCTCGAACGAAGTACTTTCATAGCTTTATCTTTATTCTTGAGCTGAGATTTCTCATCTTGGCAACTAACTACTAAACCAGTTGGCAAGTGAGTTATTCTAACAGCAGAATCAGTTGTATTTACACACTGACCTCCATTACCAGAAGCTCTGAAAACATCTACTCTTACATCATTCATATTAATCTCAACTGCCACATCTTCAACTTCTGGCAAAACAGCTACTGTTACTGTGGAAGTATGAATTCTTCCTCCTGATTCTGTAACAGGAACTCTCTGAACACGATGCACACCACTTTCATATTTTAATTTTGAGTAAGCACCTTTTCCTGTAATCATGAATACTACTTCTTTAAAACCGCCAACACCACATTCATTAAAACTTATTAATTCAACTTTCCATCTACTTCTTTCAGCATATCTTGAATACATACGGAATAGACTTCCAGCAAATAGAGCTGCTTCATCTCCTCCAGCTCCGCCTCTAATTTCAACAAACACGTTTTTATCGTCATTAGGGTCTTTGGGTAATAATAAAATTTTTATTTCTTCTTCTATTTCAGTTAATCGTTCTTTACTTTCATTAAGTTCTTCTTTAGCCATTTCCTTCATTTCTGGATCTTCTTCTTCTTCGAGAATAGCTAAACTGTCGTCTATATTAATTTTAGTATTCTTATATTCCTTATATTTTTCAACAATGGGCATTAAATCACTATGTTCCTTCATAAGCTTACGCCATTTGTCTTGCTGACTAATAATCTCCGGATCATTAATCATTTCTGATATTTCTTCAAATTTACTTACTATGCCGTCTAATTTACCAAACATAACTACACCTCTCTATATTAAGTTAGGGAATTTATAATTATGAATATTATATTTTATTTGTAATCCCTTATTTATTATATGCACCAGCAACCACTCTATTAATACCTGCAAGATCTTTATATATTCTAATATCATCGTATCCTAGTGCTTCTAGAATATTTTTAACGTCTATACCTTGATCATATCCTACTTCATATAAAACATAACTCCTTTTCTTGGTCCTATTTTTTATTTGTCTGGAGATCTCTCTATAAAAATATAGTCCATCTATTCCTCCATCCAAAGCTTTTATAGGTTCGTATTCTTTTACTTCTTTCATCAATCCATCGATATCACTACTTCTTATATAAGGTGGATTAGATATGAATAGTTGAAACTCTATACCTTCATCTATATTTTCAAATAGATTACTTTGTATGAATTGGATTCTATCATCGACATCATTAATTATTGCATTATGTTTAGCGATATCTAT
The sequence above is a segment of the Vallitalea longa genome. Coding sequences within it:
- the pyrF gene encoding orotidine-5'-phosphate decarboxylase, yielding MIDSLIRKIKEMNNATVVGLDPRLNFVPEYIKEKSYDKYGKTLQGASDAFYNFNKEIIDNIFDLVPAVKPQVAMYEQFGVHGLNAYINTINYAKEKGLIVIGDIKRSDIASTAMAYSNGHIGRVEVEEESFEVYREDYITLNPYLGYDSIEPYIGNCNKYDKGLFVLVKTSNPNSGEIQDLVVDGEKIYERVGKLVAQWGEKSMGELGYSRIGAVVGATYPKQSTELRKIMPKIFFLVPGYGAQGATAEDLAGCFNKDGLGAIVNSSRGIIAAYTKDEYKKKFREEEFGKAAREAVIRMRDDLNRVR
- a CDS encoding dihydroorotase — protein: MKLLIKNGTVINPKYSSMKKLDILIENEMINKIEQNISCQEADKILEADGLWVTPGLIDVHVHLREPGFEHKETIATGSRSAAAGGFTTICAMPNTNPAIDTPELIRFIRDKAKKESVVNVLPIGAITLGQDGEKLVDIEAMVEAGACAFSEDGKSVMNAKMLNDAMKIAKTKNIPILSHCEDANMAKEGIMNEGVANKLGVIGIPTEAEDIIVSRDIILASKTGVKLHICHISTKESIEFLRNAKDRGVDVTAEVCPHHYTLTEEDVTLDNTNTKMNPPLRSKEDVEAIKKALKDGLIEIIATDHAPHSSEEKNRGYEKAPNGIVGLETAVPLGITELVETGILTPIELIKKMSYTPAKMLGIDKGNLEIGKVADITIIDPKQEYEIDINKFSSKSKNSPFHNRHVKGKVKYTIVNGKVVFE
- a CDS encoding CBS domain-containing protein translates to MKAKEIMTSDIVSVCEDTSIKEVARKMRDEDIGSVPVEDNNQLIGIVTDRDIVLKTIAEDVNVENAKCKDIMTKDVVTATPDMNVKDVADLMSHNQVKRIPVVEDKNVVGIISLKDLSQARTYEDEAGEVLNDITEDDYDRFS
- a CDS encoding P-II family nitrogen regulator, with the translated sequence MFVLFIVLNEPEYLPEVLFKMKQLGIRGATVIDSMGATAISKDIYSIPVIGGFMKSIDGDTHYNKTLFSVIEREDQVDLVMNHIEKVLGGDMKKPNKGIMFVLPVTHMRGGELQRHIESRENKKILAKEFESEYY
- a CDS encoding cation:proton antiporter; this encodes MDLSAMMQHAQGYEFLLQLAILLVAAAIGGWLASKVSMPPVLGQILVGIIIGPTVFNLVDGKNDLIHDISQIGVIFLMFLAGLETDLKELKSSGKGASIIAMGGVLLPLGLGTLVPLLFFKNFLPDGDAHHQLMFALYIGTILTATSVSISVSVLRDMKQLGSKQGISILGAAIIDDVLGIVLLAVVSGMVNPSGDTDIKQLMIKIVSFFIIAVLAGIIISKGITKFAQGSVWRDRIVTFAIILCFIFAYMAEMFSVAAITGAYFAGVALAATPYRHRVVSKIQSFAYALFTPIFFVSIGLNAVITSDIVNYIGYALVIVTIAVVGKIVGCGVSARISGFNGKHSLQIGVGMIARAEVALIVANQGLSSGIITNQTFTSVVLLVVISTIVTPPLLKLLFKKEKPVEVSDGK
- the prfA gene encoding peptide chain release factor 1 — translated: MFGKLDGIVSKFEEISEMINDPEIISQQDKWRKLMKEHSDLMPIVEKYKEYKNTKINIDDSLAILEEEEDPEMKEMAKEELNESKERLTEIEEEIKILLLPKDPNDDKNVFVEIRGGAGGDEAALFAGSLFRMYSRYAERSRWKVELISFNECGVGGFKEVVFMITGKGAYSKLKYESGVHRVQRVPVTESGGRIHTSTVTVAVLPEVEDVAVEINMNDVRVDVFRASGNGGQCVNTTDSAVRITHLPTGLVVSCQDEKSQLKNKDKAMKVLRSRLFDMEQAKQQKELAENRKSQVGTGDRSEKIRTYNFPQGRVTDHRIKLTLHRLDSILDGDIEEIVDSLITADQTQKLKNIANV